The DNA region AGGGCCGCAGCCGGAGGAACCGCACCGATCTGTCCAAGTGCGTGAGCAGGCGGCAGCCAAGCCAAATTGGCCGGCAACCACTCAGAGTCAGAGTCAAACCACTCTTACATATCGTAATGTGGTTCTAAATGAATGTGGCGCAAGATACGAGTACGCATACGCACCGGAGCACTCCATTCCACCTGACCCCCACCCCACTTGACCAGCTTATTACTTCATATCGAATTTGGCAACGAGTTTGGAGCCTTTGTCGCACTGATTTGTGTGCGGAGCACATGCGTGAAAGGCGAAGGCGACGGCACCGCCACCTGACCAGCCCAGACCCAGATCCAGATCGAGATCGAGATCCAGATCCATAGCAGCGATCTTGGGCGGCACACGGGCGGATGTTGCAAtttgattaattaattaagTGGAAAATCGGCAAAGCTCTTAACGTTTCTCGCTTTTTGTCGATCGACAGATCTGCGAATGTCAACGTGCAATTTGTTTGATGTGACGGCGATAAGCCGATTTCCCTGCTCCTGTAGCCATCCAATATGTCAGCCAACTTGTCTGGTGGTTAATTTTAGGTACCATTAATGGAAATGTCTGGGAAATAGCAATATAAGATGTAAAGGATTTCCTCCTTATCCTTTTACTTCCGTTTTCTCGTAATATTGGGCCTTAAGCCCAGAAAATGTATGGAAATTTAAGACCTTCTTTAACATAGGGACTAGAAAACGGGTCTTAATATTTAAGATGATACTTTCCAGGAATTTTGGAGGCTCTTAGAAAATATAAGAACGGATTTCTACAATGAAAGGGactttaattattataattgtcAATCCAGAGGATTTATGGACATCCATGTGTAAGCAATAAACTAAATTTTTCACATTATATCTGCCAATCCATAACTAAATtatgaattttaatatttgatcacatttttatattgaatatttataataataaaataatatttctaattaaaacagttttattatacaaaattttaaatagttATAACTGTTGACAGCCTatcaataattattaattgattCCCACTCAATTAAAAACCTCCCTTGACTTTCACTTGTTTTTGGCACACTATCAAGGTTTGAGTGGTAACAGACCCATAGGAACGATTGATAATCCAGAGACAAGAGCTTACCGTGGCTACATTGTTGCAGAAATTGGAGCAGTGTAAATGTTTTATTGCCAGAGCTCGAGATTTgccaaaaaatgaaataaaagtaTAATAACAATTTTGCATTAGCTGGATTCCGGTTCGCTGGGTGATCGTAGATCGGTTTTTGGGGAGTGTAGTGCTCGGTTTTGGTGTGGGTTATATGGAGTGTGTGGTGCGTGCGCTTGGAGCGTGGCACCCATCAAGAGATCTGGGTGGCGGGGCCGGGCCAGGGAGCACTGCTTTGACTATAAAAGTTGCGATCGCGACATTTGGAGACATAGTTCAGTGCAGGAGCCGCAGCAGCCACCAACCAAGTCAGCAAATCCACCAAATCCCAAGCCAAGTCCAAGCCAAAATGTTCGCTGTAAGTGCTAAAGGATATTAGGATAGCTCCTAAAAGTGGATAAAAAAtcttatagttttaaaaatatgcaaaatacaattttgaagAGTTCTAATACACGACTTGTGAATAATATCATTGATCaaagtgaaaaaaaaatagtgaTTAGCCTTGCTTAAACTTGtattaaaactaaattttttgttaaagtgtattaaaaaatattatacattttccatttaactaatcttaaaaaaataaatttgctcATAATAActaaactttttaatatttataaaaaatatgcaAAGCTCATATTGTTGTGGTATTCACATTCCAAAATATTATACCATCTCCAAGGCCTAAAGACAGAATATTACATTAAAGAAGACagtaattttaatattattaaacatattatttAATCCAAGGATTCTATACATACtactatatttatattttatatattatgtattatattttatactttCCAGCTCGTTTCACTCTTCATCCTGGGCGTTGGAGCCGCCGCCGCTATCGAGCTGCCGATCAGCCCCCTTTACCACTCACCGGCTTTGGTGAAGCCCCTGCTGAAGACCATCGAGGTGGAGGCACCTGCCCACTACGACTTTGCCTACTCGGTGCACGACGAGCACACCGGCGACATCAAGAGCCAGACGGAGTCCCGGAAGGGTGACCAGGTCCAGGGTCAGTACACGCTGGTGGATGCCGATGGCTATCTGCGCACCGTGGACTACACCTCGGATGCCCACAACGGCTTCAACGCGGTGGTGCGTCGCGATCCTCTGGGCCACAAGGTGATCAAGGCCGCACCCATTGCCAAGCTCCTGGCACCCGGCCCCTTGCCCCTGGCCTACGGGGCCCCCAAGCTCCTCGCCCCCGCCAAGCTGCCCCTCGGCCTCTACCACTAAGCTCTGGGCAGGATTGATCGAGAGAGATAGCAAACACTGACTTCATCGCATCGACGACGAcccatccgcatccgcatctgTATATCTGTATCTGAACTATTGCTCAACTACCCAGACACCTCGTATCATATCATACTTCCTCTGTTCCTTTCTTCTTTTCCTCTCCTCTGATATCTCTATTAAGACTTTTCGGCACCCAGTCATCCAAAGCGCCATAACTCGATGGCTGGAGAGCCCCTATCTCATCTATGTAATACTATGTGTAAATAGAAGgcaataaatgcatttttagaaaacttaaaTCGAGCTATGTATTTGGAACCTGGAATTTTGGGAGTATTTAAATCATTCAATCTAATAAGAGATACATATCTTGTTTTGATCTTAGTTCAAGATTATAGGTTTGCTTTACATATAAACCAAAtcttataaaaagtatactttttaaaagcATTAGTTTGTATAAAATATCTTCCTAGCTCTATAGAAGTTTGATTATCTGTTTTCATAACAGATCAGTTGGATAGCAAATATAGTATGTATCGCATAGTCAATCCTCTTTTTGGCTTATAGTAAAACCTAGATCCATTATCCAAGGGAATATAAAATGAACAGCCTTTAGATTTTATTCTAAGAATACACGTCTTTCCATCATAGTttcttaagttaagttagccATATCAAATCCGGTCAGCAGGTTAGGTTCTTTATCACTTCCCCTAGGAACCCATCTCAATAGCGAGAAATGGGTTCCCGACGAACTTGGGCATTGAAACCCAGCAGAGGATCGGCGGTATAGTCCACAATGCGACGGTGACCATCGGGTTCTATGAGGGAATATCGACCCGTTACGTATTCCCCGCGTCTATGCTCGAACTGATCCTTAACGTCGCCAGTGTGGCTATCATGGACCGAGTAGTGGAACTCGTACTGGGCAGGACTGGCAATCAGTTCATCGGGATGGCTGGCAATAATCCCGGCCTGAACAGCTACGAAGGCGCTTAGGATCAGGCTGAAGACGATGCTAGAATGCTACAAAGGATATTGAGATATAATACGATATATAAGATCCTCACTTACCAAGACATTCATTGTGAAAAACTAGAAGATGCAAGTGGAGCAATGGAGAGCACTCGACTGATGACTAAGAGTTGGTCGCAGACCTCTTTTATAAGTCGCCGTTTGGCCCATTGTCGCAGTGGCCAACTTACGAAGGGCTGAAATCTAATATATCACGCACAGTACCCAAACCTTATGCAACCCATTTGCAAATACCTCGCCCATGGGGGAAATGAAACCAAATCCCTGCACTTGCCGCCAACTGTTGCAACCGATTCAAAACTCACTCGGATTATATTATCGTATGGTAGCTTAAAGTACAACTTACACTCGAGACTCAAGTTCGTAGAGGCTACTTTACACAATAGTTTAGCTTAGTGGTATCACAGCAATAACATTATATCGAGACTAGACTAGCTCCACACGTCGATTCGATGAGTCCATGGCTCCGTGGCTGGGTGATTTGGACTTGGATTCAGTTTGAAAATACGCAGATCCATACAGGCACTTATATTAACTCCATTCTGTTTCAGGTACAACGGCATATCGCAAGTCGATCTTATCAGAACTTATTCTCCAGCAAGGATCCTGGGAATACAATACAGGGAAAACTGAAACTCCAGTTCCATAATTTTCAAGCGGTGCTCTTCGAATTTACACTACCATACGGTATAGGGTGATTTCTAGGTAACTACTTTCTGTGGATTGGATTGGAGTGGAGTGCTCTCGACTTTTACGCTTGCTGATGACTACCCAAAACCAAGTTACCGTTCTCGGCCACCATCCAAGCCGTAAGCTTCTCATCCTCCGTCTTGTTGGACTCATCCCAGGGGAAACTGGCTGCCACGGCGTGTTTCTCCTTCTGAGTGTTTGGAGCTCTGAAAGAATTGGGTTCTATTATTTAGAATTTGTAAAACTTAGGGGTGTTCTTAATACGAGATGCACATTGTTAAGGGGTTAAAGTTATTATATTCTTTAAGCCCTAAACAAGGTATACTTCGTAAAAATTAACTAATTTTGGTGTCTTAGCTATATAGAAATGTGTAAAATAAGAAAAGAAAACGATTATTGATAATGAAGGACTAATCTTAGATCTATGTATTCTACTAGAAAACTGTGTAAATAGAGACAGGCAAATTAAAAGTGCACGACTACAGAAGGGGAAATTCTTGATCAACAAGTCCTTCCCCCACATATATACGATGATATGATTTGATATGGTGTTCTAAGAGTCTCTACTGCTACTCAAAACATATTTACAGCTCAATGGCGAATGTTGGTTTTTACCTTATGGGCCAAAAGCGACATTCTTCATCAATTGAGGGGGAGGACGAGGAGGAGTTATCACTTGGGGCACCCACACAAAGTGTTCAATGTTCAAAGATCAATGAGAAGcaaacacaaaacacacaAAACGATGACAGGACAGAGACAGCATGAGAAacagaaagagagagagagaggggagAAAGGAGAGAGACAGAGTACAATGTAGAGAGAGACAGGATGCAGGGATCATGATCATGAGGATGCAGGGAAGCACGGTCAAGGTCATGTGTATGTATATGTACAGGGCATGCAGGCCAACGGGGATGTCCTCCGCATCATCAAGGACACCCCACCCACTTACAGCGAGTCCGCGTGGCTGCCGTTGTTCACCTCCAGACTGCTCTGGGTGGCCTTCTTCCGCAATCCCGGCCTGGCCAGGAAGCTCTCCCCGAAGAGATCCCTTTCCCGCTCCCGTTCCCGTTCCCGGTGGCCACCGGTCGACGTCTTCCCGCTCTTGGCCTGCTGCGTGGGCGGCACAGTGTGCGGATACTTCCCGTCGCTATCGGAGTCCATGGACAGCTGGCCAAAGAGGTCCTCCAGCAGGATGTTGGCCTTGGCATTGCGCTGTCGCTTGGCGGAGGTTTTCAGCTTGGAGCTGCGtgggggagagatggagagacACACGGTGAGGTGGCACAGGCACAGGTTCGTTTGGGTGCAGTGCAGCAACGATACAAAGCGTGGTGCCAGGGTTGCACAacactgagaaaaaaatgTCTTGGGCTACACTCAAAACAATTCCTTTATCCCATGAAAAAGTTTATAAGTAAAATCTTTAGTCAAACTTTCCTATCTCAAATTTTCTCTGACTAGAAAAAATCTTAGTAGCATATCGCTTagcgaaaatatttgttgGAAATAATTCAGACTGTCTAAGTTGAATTTCTCTAACTCAAATTTTGAAGACACcgtttaaaatgtaaaaaaaaattgtttctaatttaaagtaGCTTTAAAGTATCTCTAGTTCTGACTAATTTTGTTCAACTTCTATaactgaaaaaaaattgtttctaatttaaagtaTCTTTAATTCTGACTAATTTTGTTGAACTTCTATAACTCAAAATTTTGTAGACACCTATTCAAacgtttaaaaaaattgtttctaatttaaagtaTCATTAATATGATCACTTGGCAGATTGATATGTATAATATTTAAGCTTGGTAATGTATCCTATATAAACGGAATTTGAAAAAAAgacttcaaaaataaaaagactTTTAGGTTATAAATTCTATTTTATCCATTCCCTTTTCTTATTTCCACTCAAAGTAAAACTTTTATGTAAAGAAACAATACATACAGACATTGGgaactttgaaaaaaaatgaaactatttacaattaaataatttgaatcTAAACTGGTAGATCCCAAAAACTATACTCaatgataaacaattttttatgaGATTACTTTGCAATCAGACATGGATGAAAAACAAAGGCTATGTTTAAAGTGCAAATTTGATCTATACCCTCCTCCCAACTCACCCGAGTATCAGATCCAAATCGTCGGACTTCAGAGCACCCATCTTGGAGTCCTGGGCCGCAGCTCGCGATCTTCCCGAGAGTCGCATGGCCATGGGAGGCACTGGCTCCGGCTGCAGCTGCACCTGCGGCTGTCGCACAATGAGGCTGGGCGGAGCCTGGCTGGCACTGACCTTGGAGAACACGTTGTACACTTTGGCCTCGGGACCGAGGAGCGATGGCCTGGCCACCGGCACATAGTAGCCACCATTGGAGGCGCCCACCACGAGCTTGGCATTGTTCTTGGCATTCATGTTGGCCGTGTCGTAGCTGAGGTGGCTCCCATTGACGTAGATGGCGCCGGCATTCCTTGACATGGTCGAGCTGAAGGAGACATTGGGATGATgggcctgctgctgctgctggtggagCTGCGATCCCGCCGGCAACCCGAAGAGCTGCGAGATGTTGCGATTCAGGTAGATGTCGTTGATGGACTCCCCACCTCCTCCGCCGTTCTGGAGCTGTGGCATCTGCACACCATCCACTGTGGCTCCACCCAGACTGGAGGAATCCGCCTGGGAGCCCGCACCCACCAACTCATTGCTGGTCAGGAAGCTCAGCTTGGGCTGGTACTTTCTTGGCATTCCCATGCCATTTTTGTTGCTCGTCAAGTTGTTGTTCTTGCCGAGATTGGAGTGGCtaccgttgttgttgttgttctggTGGAGCAGCTCCGTGACCGCCTGCAGCTTCTCCTGCACCGGAAGCACATTGTTGGAGACGCTCTGTCCATTGGACGCCGCATATTTGGAGCTAAGCCGCACATTCGCCTTGGTGGCCGCCGTGGGCGAGATCCTTTTGAGGGCATGGAAATACGGGTACTTGAGACTCTGCTGGGCCGTCGGACGCTTGTCGGGATCGTAGGCCAGCATGTCCTCCAGCAGGTCCAATCCATTTTGGCTGCAGCGACTGACGACGCTGCTCAGTGGCACTTTGATGCAGTCCGGGTAGCGGAAGTGGATCATGCTGGCCAGCCGATATCCATCCGGCCAATCACTCTGTGGATGAAAAGGAATACAAACTTAGGATTTATAAGATCTCCGAGAGATGGTCTCTCTCACCTTCTCTGGCGTTCCCAGCACCGAACAGATCTTGAAGAGCTGATCCACCTCGCTGCTGCCCGGGAAGAGGGGACGAAAGGTGTAGAGCTCGGCCATGATGCAGCCCATGGCCCAGAGGTCGATGGTGCTGCCGTAGTTGGTGGAGTGCAGGAGTACCTCCGGTGCCCGGTACCAACGTGTGGAGACGTAGTCCGTGAACGGAGGCCGCGATCGGATCTCCCTGGCCAGCCCGAAGTCGGCTATCTTTATCAGCTCCGGCCCGGAGCATAGCAGGTTCTCCGGCTTTAGGTCGCGGTGGAAAAAGCCGTGGCGATGCATGAAGGCCAGGCCAGTTAAGACCTGCCAAAACAATTGGTAAATAGgttaacattttatttcactCCAAAAAAGTCCAACATGGGTCTTATAGACCCTaagcaattgcaaaatatattgagattttaaaataagataGAGTCTTAAAGATACATATGTATCATCAAAGAGCATGGGTATACTTCGTACTCTTTGGTATCATGCATATTATCTTATGTTAACtgcgaattcttcagaacaATGTCAAAAAGTAAGGTTATTGTTGATTTTAAATCGAATTTTAATGTTTACGGTCCTTGGAATTGTAAATTCATGACGGTTCCTTAATAGAGAGATAGCCCATCGAATTATGATCTTCTCATATGTAATTACATCTCAGCCGGAGAATCTCAGGTTCCCCcaagtaaattatttttcttaattctGATACGGATAAACTTTTAGTAAATCAAGCTCACCTGGAAGAGAATGCTCTTCAGCTCCGGCTCGGGTAGATGTGTGTCCCTATCCTTGATCATCTGGTAGAGGTTCTCCTTCATGTACTCAAACACAAAGTACAGGGTGTCGTTCTCCCGAATCACCTCTTTCAACTTGACGATGTTCGGATGCGACAGTTTTTTCAGGGACTATATCAGAATAAGAGTTACTGAAAATAATGGATCCCTGAATTTGAGGATCTGAGCCTGAACCCACCTTGACCTCGCGCAGATTCATGGCCTCCTCCCAGGAGTAGTACTTGCGCTTCATGCGCTTGATGGCCACCTTCTCGCCGGTGTCCTTGCGCTGACCCAGGACCACGGTGCCGTAGGTTCCATCGCCCAATTGGGTCAGCGTGATGTAGCGATTCATGCTTAAGCAGATGGGGGCAGCTCTTCACACATTCTCCGGATGCAGCTATACGGACAATCAAAGGTAAGTTCGAGACACACGCCATTTGAGGGGGTACTTAAGGGTCCTCAATAACTTATGAGTCCCGCCCTCGTGTGCGGACTTCAAGGGAATCACAGTGGAATTAAATGAATCGAGCTGAATCGAATCCAAGTTGGGCATGTCGTGTGTCTCCATTTTCGGATGCCAGCTCAGTTAATTGAAATCAATATATCGATCCCGAGCAGCCGGCTAAGAACTTGACCAAATTTATTTAAACCAAAAACGAATTCCCCATCAGGGTCATGAGGTGTCATGAAGGAAGAGGAAAGACAGAACCTCCCAAACATGATTTATGATTGTTAAATAGAAGCGATTCGGCTAAC from Drosophila subpulchrella strain 33 F10 #4 breed RU33 chromosome 2L, RU_Dsub_v1.1 Primary Assembly, whole genome shotgun sequence includes:
- the LOC119546360 gene encoding larval cuticle protein A3A, with the protein product MECVVRALGAWHPSRDLGGGAGPGSTALTIKVAIATFGDIVQCRSRSSHQPSQQIHQIPSQVQAKMFALVSLFILGVGAAAAIELPISPLYHSPALVKPLLKTIEVEAPAHYDFAYSVHDEHTGDIKSQTESRKGDQVQGQYTLVDADGYLRTVDYTSDAHNGFNAVVRRDPLGHKVIKAAPIAKLLAPGPLPLAYGAPKLLAPAKLPLGLYH
- the LOC119548108 gene encoding larval cuticle protein A2B isoform X1; translated protein: MNVLHSSIVFSLILSAFVAVQAGIIASHPDELIASPAQYEFHYSVHDSHTGDVKDQFEHRRGEYVTGRYSLIEPDGHRRIVDYTADPLLGFNAQVRREPISRY
- the LOC119548108 gene encoding larval cuticle protein A2B isoform X2, with protein sequence MSCIVFSLILSAFVAVQAGIIASHPDELIASPAQYEFHYSVHDSHTGDVKDQFEHRRGEYVTGRYSLIEPDGHRRIVDYTADPLLGFNAQVRREPISRY
- the LOC119547029 gene encoding probable serine/threonine-protein kinase DDB_G0268078 — its product is MNRYITLTQLGDGTYGTVVLGQRKDTGEKVAIKRMKRKYYSWEEAMNLREVKSLKKLSHPNIVKLKEVIRENDTLYFVFEYMKENLYQMIKDRDTHLPEPELKSILFQVLTGLAFMHRHGFFHRDLKPENLLCSGPELIKIADFGLAREIRSRPPFTDYVSTRWYRAPEVLLHSTNYGSTIDLWAMGCIMAELYTFRPLFPGSSEVDQLFKICSVLGTPEKSDWPDGYRLASMIHFRYPDCIKVPLSSVVSRCSQNGLDLLEDMLAYDPDKRPTAQQSLKYPYFHALKRISPTAATKANVRLSSKYAASNGQSVSNNVLPVQEKLQAVTELLHQNNNNNGSHSNLGKNNNLTSNKNGMGMPRKYQPKLSFLTSNELVGAGSQADSSSLGGATVDGVQMPQLQNGGGGGESINDIYLNRNISQLFGLPAGSQLHQQQQQAHHPNVSFSSTMSRNAGAIYVNGSHLSYDTANMNAKNNAKLVVGASNGGYYVPVARPSLLGPEAKVYNVFSKVSASQAPPSLIVRQPQVQLQPEPVPPMAMRLSGRSRAAAQDSKMGALKSDDLDLILGSKLKTSAKRQRNAKANILLEDLFGQLSMDSDSDGKYPHTVPPTQQAKSGKTSTGGHRERERERERDLFGESFLARPGLRKKATQSSLEVNNGSHADSLAPNTQKEKHAVAASFPWDESNKTEDEKLTAWMVAENGNLVLGSHQQA